One window of Anaerolineae bacterium genomic DNA carries:
- a CDS encoding TIGR00725 family protein translates to MARLRLMSVIGAGQCDARTAEMAERVGYELARRGWGVVCGGLGGVMEAACRGARRAGGLTIGILPGDEPGAANPYVDVVIPTGMGEMRNALVVRAGEAAIAVAGEYGTLSEIALALRMGKPVVGLHTWTLLKDGVPDAGIIPAGSPEEAVERVLRALEEKR, encoded by the coding sequence ATGGCGCGCCTGCGGTTGATGTCGGTCATCGGCGCCGGCCAGTGCGACGCGCGCACCGCTGAAATGGCGGAGCGCGTGGGCTATGAGCTGGCGCGGCGGGGCTGGGGCGTGGTATGCGGCGGATTGGGCGGCGTCATGGAGGCGGCCTGCCGCGGGGCGCGGCGCGCCGGCGGGCTGACCATCGGCATCCTGCCGGGGGATGAGCCGGGCGCCGCCAACCCCTATGTGGATGTGGTCATTCCGACCGGCATGGGGGAGATGCGCAACGCGTTGGTGGTGCGTGCCGGCGAGGCGGCCATCGCCGTCGCCGGCGAATACGGCACCCTGTCAGAAATCGCCCTGGCCCTCCGGATGGGGAAGCCGGTGGTGGGCCTGCATACCTGGACCCTGCTGAAGGACGGCGTCCCGGACGCCGGCATCATTCCCGCAGGGTCCCCGGAGGAAGCGGTGGAAAGGGTCCTGCGGGCGCTGGAGGAGAAGCGGTGA
- the thpR gene encoding RNA 2',3'-cyclic phosphodiesterase gives MPIRSFIAIALGEELHRELDRLLRRLQADAPPSAVKWVPAANIHLTLKFLGDIQPEQVEPILAALRREVADLPPFSFVVEGFGCFPGVRRPRVLWAGVREATGQLQALQMRVERALHPLGFPPEERGFSPHLTLGRVRDGVRPAELREISQLIERTQIGQLGEQAVTSVILFRSDLRPAGPIYTPLGEAPLSGRR, from the coding sequence ATGCCTATCCGTTCGTTCATCGCCATTGCTCTGGGAGAGGAACTGCATCGGGAGCTGGACAGGCTCCTGCGCCGGCTCCAGGCGGATGCGCCGCCGAGCGCGGTGAAGTGGGTGCCGGCCGCCAACATCCATCTGACGCTGAAGTTCCTGGGAGACATTCAGCCCGAGCAGGTGGAGCCTATCCTTGCCGCCCTGCGCCGTGAGGTGGCGGACCTGCCCCCCTTCTCGTTCGTCGTAGAGGGGTTCGGGTGCTTCCCGGGGGTGCGCCGGCCGCGCGTCCTGTGGGCCGGCGTGCGGGAAGCGACCGGCCAGCTCCAGGCCCTGCAAATGCGGGTGGAGCGTGCCCTGCATCCCCTGGGATTCCCGCCGGAGGAACGCGGCTTCTCCCCGCACCTGACGCTGGGGCGGGTGCGGGATGGGGTGCGGCCGGCGGAACTGCGGGAGATATCCCAGTTGATTGAGCGCACCCAGATCGGGCAGTTGGGAGAGCAGGCGGTCACATCGGTGATCCTGTTCCGCAGTGACCTGCGGCCGGCCGGCCCGATATATACCCCATTGGGCGAGGCCCCCTTGTCCGGACGCAGGTAA